One genomic region from Haloferax litoreum encodes:
- a CDS encoding type 1 glutamine amidotransferase, producing the protein MSTTTQRPREASVAFVSPPSRVDYAAGIDAVLSAVLPNTRLRTHHFDARGTLPDPNQFDVVVVTGSYVRVADRDPWAVHLQQYVRKRVDSDRPLLGVCFGHQFLADSLGGEVERLPTGAAGYRTVSLTDGGRAHPAFVDVPDTFDTFLWHVDHVTRLPDEAIVLARADDTIQAFALADHPVMGIQFHPEVTPVIARKLVEGADEASPPSDDVCETLTDERATSVRTSRRVYRDFLRDALDASADITHSQTRK; encoded by the coding sequence ATGTCCACAACAACTCAGCGTCCCCGAGAGGCCAGTGTCGCGTTCGTCTCCCCGCCGAGTCGTGTCGACTACGCCGCCGGAATCGACGCCGTGTTGTCGGCAGTCCTGCCAAATACGCGACTTCGCACCCACCACTTCGACGCACGAGGAACCCTCCCCGACCCAAACCAGTTCGACGTCGTCGTCGTCACGGGGTCGTACGTACGAGTCGCAGACAGAGACCCGTGGGCGGTGCACCTCCAGCAGTACGTCCGGAAGCGTGTCGATTCCGACCGTCCACTTCTCGGCGTCTGTTTCGGGCACCAATTCCTCGCCGACTCACTCGGTGGAGAAGTCGAACGACTCCCGACCGGTGCGGCAGGATACCGGACAGTCTCGCTCACCGACGGTGGACGTGCGCACCCAGCCTTCGTCGACGTTCCCGACACCTTCGACACGTTCCTGTGGCACGTGGACCACGTCACTCGCCTCCCAGACGAGGCGATTGTGTTGGCCCGCGCCGACGACACTATCCAAGCGTTCGCACTGGCGGACCACCCAGTGATGGGAATCCAATTCCACCCCGAAGTGACACCAGTGATAGCCCGAAAACTCGTCGAGGGTGCCGACGAGGCGTCCCCGCCGTCCGACGATGTGTGCGAGACGCTGACAGACGAACGTGCTACGTCTGTTCGTACATCCCGACGAGTCTACCGTGACTTCCTCCGCGACGCACTCGACGCGAGTGCAGATATCACCCATTCCCAAACACGTAAATAG
- a CDS encoding Zn-dependent hydrolase yields MRVNQQRLRSDIESNAEFGAVPTDEGRGRTVLTGSEADRRAREFFCERLRDAGLSISIDEVGNIVGRWVPESADPDAAPVATGSHLDSVPEGGIFDGPLGVYAGLESIRAMQDAGVEPVRPVEVVNFTEEEGQRFDGGLIGSAVAVGEMTSDEALEIEDEDGIPLGDALADIGYRGEDRIDASEWDSWIELHIEQSERLEDADVPAGVVTSIVGLSRCSVEITGEADHAGSTLMDDRSDALAAASEFVLDIEEATNERTEVSETAVGTVGKLDVSPNAPNVISGKVSLTVDVRDVEYDSIEYIIDEAQASLDRIEDERPVETTLTHPWDRHPVEMSDRCCDALHEAGSDADLETLDLHSGAGHDTMHVAEVTDAALLFAPSRDGISHNPREWTDWEDCADATRVLAGALTKLATE; encoded by the coding sequence ATGCGAGTCAACCAGCAGCGACTCCGCAGTGACATCGAGTCGAACGCGGAGTTCGGTGCCGTCCCCACGGACGAGGGTCGAGGGCGGACGGTACTCACCGGGAGCGAAGCGGACCGTCGGGCGAGAGAGTTCTTCTGCGAACGACTTCGAGACGCCGGTCTCTCTATCTCTATCGATGAGGTCGGAAACATCGTCGGCCGCTGGGTCCCCGAGAGTGCAGACCCCGACGCCGCACCGGTTGCGACGGGGAGTCACCTCGATTCCGTCCCCGAAGGCGGTATCTTCGACGGTCCACTCGGTGTCTACGCGGGTCTGGAGAGTATTCGGGCGATGCAGGACGCCGGCGTCGAACCCGTTCGCCCCGTGGAAGTCGTCAACTTCACCGAAGAAGAGGGCCAGCGATTCGACGGTGGACTCATCGGGTCCGCCGTGGCAGTCGGCGAGATGACGAGCGACGAAGCACTGGAGATAGAAGACGAAGACGGCATTCCTCTCGGAGACGCCCTCGCCGACATCGGCTATCGGGGCGAAGACCGAATCGACGCCTCCGAGTGGGACTCGTGGATAGAACTCCACATCGAGCAGTCGGAACGACTCGAAGACGCCGACGTTCCCGCCGGTGTCGTGACGAGTATCGTCGGTCTCTCTCGCTGTTCTGTCGAGATTACCGGTGAGGCAGACCACGCCGGGTCGACACTCATGGACGACCGGTCCGACGCACTCGCTGCCGCTAGCGAATTCGTCCTCGATATCGAAGAGGCGACGAACGAGCGAACCGAGGTTTCGGAGACGGCAGTCGGGACCGTCGGGAAACTGGACGTGTCCCCAAACGCCCCGAACGTCATCTCGGGGAAGGTGTCGCTGACCGTCGACGTTCGGGACGTGGAGTACGACTCCATCGAGTACATCATCGACGAGGCACAGGCGAGTCTCGACCGCATCGAAGACGAACGCCCAGTCGAGACGACGCTTACCCACCCGTGGGACCGACACCCAGTCGAGATGAGTGACCGCTGTTGCGACGCGCTTCACGAGGCCGGGTCCGACGCAGACCTCGAGACGCTCGACCTCCACTCGGGTGCTGGTCACGATACGATGCACGTGGCAGAAGTCACGGACGCCGCACTCCTCTTCGCCCCGTCACGCGACGGAATCTCGCACAACCCCCGAGAGTGGACCGACTGGGAGGACTGTGCCGACGCGACGCGAGTCCTCGCCGGTGCACTCACCAAACTCGCGACTGAGTAG
- a CDS encoding IclR family transcriptional regulator produces the protein MADEHTNGSPRTLKTVSRAFDVVRALEELDGAGVTELADHLDLSKSVVYNYLSTLREEKFVVKEGDTYQLSLQFLLVGEYVRYQNILYRIGKPEIEELAEKTGEYAHLATEQHGLGVNLYKVSGETAVGSDYQVNKLQRADYLHFSATGKAILAHLPRERVDWIIDQYGLPAKTAQTITDREELFDELETVRERGYSLNDEEEIKGLQAIGAPVTNRHGRVLGSISVSGPVRRMKQPEYHQNLIESVVNTANVIEVNVNMEESDDEFPTFS, from the coding sequence ATGGCAGACGAACACACGAACGGTTCGCCGCGGACCCTCAAGACGGTGTCTCGTGCGTTCGACGTGGTTCGGGCGTTAGAGGAGTTAGACGGGGCGGGAGTGACGGAGTTGGCAGACCACCTCGACCTCTCGAAGAGCGTCGTCTACAACTACCTGAGCACACTCCGCGAGGAGAAGTTCGTGGTGAAGGAGGGTGACACCTACCAACTTTCCCTGCAGTTCCTCCTCGTGGGCGAGTACGTGCGCTACCAGAACATCCTCTACCGAATCGGAAAGCCAGAGATAGAAGAACTCGCCGAGAAGACGGGCGAGTACGCCCACTTGGCCACAGAGCAACACGGACTCGGCGTCAACCTGTACAAGGTGAGTGGAGAGACTGCCGTCGGGAGCGACTATCAGGTGAACAAACTCCAGCGAGCAGACTACCTGCACTTCTCTGCGACTGGCAAAGCCATTCTGGCGCACCTCCCACGTGAGCGTGTCGACTGGATTATCGACCAGTACGGACTCCCGGCGAAGACAGCACAGACGATTACCGACCGCGAGGAACTCTTCGACGAGTTAGAGACGGTCCGCGAACGCGGGTACTCGCTCAACGACGAAGAGGAGATAAAGGGTCTCCAAGCAATCGGCGCCCCCGTGACGAATCGACACGGCCGCGTCCTCGGTTCCATCAGCGTCTCTGGGCCCGTTCGGCGGATGAAGCAACCCGAGTACCACCAGAACCTCATCGAGAGCGTCGTCAACACCGCGAACGTCATCGAAGTGAACGTCAACATGGAAGAGTCGGACGACGAGTTTCCGACGTTCAGCTAA
- a CDS encoding archaea-specific SMC-related protein, translated as MTVTSRAAGVTVEARNIGGIERTHVEFEPGITILVGRNATNRTSFLQALMAALGSNRASLKADADEGEVSLTVGDETFTRVLRRKGSNTVTKGDPYLSDPELADLFAFLLESNEARRAVERGDDLRELIMRPVDTTAIEAQITQLEAERRNLDERLNEADSLERSIGNLEQREAELDAKIEDARERLEALEGEIEAAERSDTGDNELLDRLNDLRSTLENVRFRLETERQSLEALRDDEEDIREALDELPDESSDSPSELESKLSNRRERVRELESQMNEIQNIVRVNESMLSGGSSDVADALRGEDDGGSVTDQLLGGDQVVCWTCGSEVSSETIEATVEHLEKYRASLAADRRTAREEIDDLSARLDTIEERRNRRRELSSRLEQTVAEREETLDRIENLEARQDELREEITTVEAKAEDVDDETDELVELHSKANRAELERERLETERERVREKLDEARMKRDELAEHEARRAEIDDEIQELRGRIDRIEADAVESFNDHMERVLDILQYENIERVWIERVRRERSGRGRTQEQSQFNLHIVRQTESGSVYEDTVDHLSESEREVIGLVFGLAGYLVHDVAERLPFMLLDSLEAIDSERIAALVEYVHEHAEYVVVALLPEDAAALDESHTRVTEI; from the coding sequence ATGACTGTCACGAGTCGCGCTGCCGGCGTCACCGTCGAGGCGCGGAATATCGGAGGAATCGAACGAACTCACGTCGAATTCGAGCCCGGGATTACGATTCTCGTCGGGCGTAACGCTACCAACCGAACCTCGTTCCTGCAGGCGTTGATGGCTGCCCTCGGAAGCAATCGGGCGTCGCTGAAGGCCGACGCGGACGAAGGTGAGGTGAGCCTCACAGTCGGCGACGAGACGTTTACGCGTGTCCTCCGTCGAAAGGGGTCGAACACGGTCACGAAGGGCGACCCGTATCTGTCTGACCCCGAACTCGCTGACCTCTTCGCGTTCTTGTTGGAGTCGAACGAGGCCCGTCGGGCCGTCGAACGTGGCGACGACTTGCGCGAACTCATCATGCGTCCGGTCGACACCACGGCCATCGAAGCCCAGATTACGCAGTTGGAAGCAGAGCGTCGAAACCTCGACGAGCGACTGAACGAAGCAGACTCGCTGGAACGGTCGATTGGGAACCTGGAGCAACGCGAGGCAGAACTCGACGCCAAAATCGAAGACGCTCGCGAGCGACTCGAAGCACTGGAAGGCGAAATCGAGGCGGCCGAGCGTTCGGACACTGGCGACAACGAACTGCTCGACCGACTCAACGACTTGCGTTCGACGCTCGAAAACGTCCGATTCCGCCTCGAAACCGAGCGCCAGAGTCTCGAAGCCCTCCGAGACGACGAGGAAGACATCCGCGAGGCACTGGACGAACTTCCCGACGAGTCGTCCGATTCGCCCTCTGAACTCGAATCGAAACTGTCGAATCGACGTGAACGTGTCCGCGAACTCGAATCGCAGATGAACGAGATTCAGAACATCGTTCGCGTGAACGAGTCGATGCTCTCGGGCGGGAGCAGTGACGTTGCGGACGCGCTTCGTGGTGAGGACGACGGCGGCAGTGTCACCGACCAACTCCTCGGTGGCGACCAGGTCGTCTGTTGGACCTGTGGGTCCGAAGTCTCCTCGGAGACCATCGAAGCGACCGTCGAACACCTCGAAAAGTACCGTGCGTCACTGGCCGCGGACCGACGGACGGCCCGCGAAGAAATCGACGACCTCTCCGCTCGACTGGACACCATCGAAGAACGCCGAAATCGTCGCCGAGAACTCTCGTCTCGGTTAGAACAGACCGTCGCCGAACGCGAAGAGACACTCGACCGAATCGAGAACCTCGAAGCACGGCAAGACGAACTCCGCGAGGAGATTACGACCGTCGAAGCGAAAGCCGAGGACGTAGACGACGAGACGGACGAGTTGGTCGAACTCCACTCCAAAGCGAACCGCGCCGAACTCGAACGTGAGCGACTCGAAACCGAACGAGAACGCGTCCGTGAGAAACTCGACGAAGCGCGAATGAAACGAGACGAACTCGCCGAACACGAAGCGCGGCGAGCAGAAATCGACGACGAGATTCAGGAACTCCGCGGCCGAATCGACCGTATCGAGGCCGACGCAGTCGAATCGTTCAACGACCACATGGAACGCGTACTGGACATTCTCCAGTACGAAAACATCGAACGCGTCTGGATCGAGCGAGTCCGTCGGGAACGCTCTGGGCGTGGACGCACACAGGAACAAAGCCAGTTCAACCTCCACATCGTCCGGCAGACCGAGTCTGGGTCCGTCTACGAGGACACGGTCGACCACCTGAGTGAAAGCGAGCGTGAAGTCATCGGTCTCGTCTTCGGCCTCGCCGGATACCTCGTCCACGACGTCGCTGAACGACTTCCGTTCATGCTTCTCGACTCACTCGAAGCTATCGACTCCGAGCGAATCGCTGCACTGGTCGAATACGTGCACGAACACGCCGAGTACGTCGTCGTCGCCCTCCTCCCCGAAGACGCAGCAGCACTCGACGAGAGTCATACGAGAGTCACTGAAATATAA
- the rdfA gene encoding rod-determining factor RdfA, whose product MADERPNPTNSKVGRLIESHGLNGLGEELENRWTADEDADSLRTLADVFNHELLKAEATDAGLDLLDGEVATFYDALVDDEATGAERTRVRGRLERAGIDVDKLQTDFVSHQAIHTYLTSYRGASKERKRSDPKERVQRLRGRLVAVTESALESAVNRDDIVVGSPDVLVDVQVFCADCGSQYGFDELVERGGCDCQ is encoded by the coding sequence ATGGCAGACGAGCGACCGAACCCAACGAACTCGAAAGTCGGGCGACTCATCGAGTCCCACGGATTGAACGGACTCGGTGAGGAGTTGGAGAATCGGTGGACCGCCGACGAAGACGCAGACAGTCTCCGGACCCTCGCCGACGTGTTTAACCACGAGTTGTTGAAAGCCGAAGCGACAGACGCCGGTCTCGACCTGCTCGACGGTGAGGTTGCGACGTTCTACGACGCACTCGTCGACGACGAGGCGACGGGTGCAGAGCGGACTCGTGTCCGTGGCCGACTCGAACGGGCCGGTATCGACGTCGACAAACTTCAGACCGACTTCGTCTCGCATCAGGCGATACACACGTACTTGACTTCGTACCGGGGGGCATCCAAAGAACGCAAACGGAGCGACCCGAAAGAGCGTGTCCAGCGACTTCGTGGGCGACTCGTCGCAGTCACCGAGAGCGCGCTGGAATCGGCGGTGAATCGAGACGACATCGTGGTCGGGTCCCCCGACGTTCTCGTCGACGTGCAAGTGTTCTGTGCCGACTGCGGAAGCCAGTACGGGTTCGACGAACTGGTCGAACGCGGTGGGTGCGACTGCCAGTAA
- a CDS encoding universal stress protein, whose amino-acid sequence MRNTAQIRVLVPVAILKGQVIPDQVVRLLSRSAVVLLGYHEIPEQTAPEQAREQFEAKAREELQELVDAFESRGTTVETRLVFTHDESQTIERIATEAGCDAVLLSNPAPTIDRIIVPIKEKINLESIAQVVAGVSREQEVEITLFHAVDDESDVPDGELLLSEVSDELTVLGIRSDQLSRVVAVAENPLQALIEASHDHDVVVMGEEEPTIRGRLFGETSDRVAEQTVGPVLVVRRPLDPAEDGDETDE is encoded by the coding sequence ATGCGTAACACGGCCCAAATTCGAGTTCTCGTCCCCGTCGCCATCCTGAAAGGACAGGTGATTCCCGACCAGGTAGTTCGCCTGTTGTCTCGGTCCGCTGTCGTCCTCCTTGGCTACCACGAGATACCCGAGCAGACGGCACCCGAACAGGCGCGTGAACAGTTCGAAGCGAAAGCGCGGGAGGAACTCCAAGAACTCGTCGACGCCTTCGAATCGCGTGGGACGACGGTCGAAACGCGCCTCGTCTTCACACACGACGAGAGCCAAACTATCGAACGAATCGCCACCGAAGCAGGCTGTGACGCTGTGTTACTCTCGAACCCTGCTCCGACTATCGACCGAATCATCGTCCCGATAAAAGAGAAGATAAACCTCGAGTCGATTGCCCAAGTCGTCGCGGGTGTGAGTCGCGAACAGGAAGTCGAAATCACGCTCTTCCACGCCGTCGACGACGAGTCGGACGTCCCAGACGGTGAGTTACTCCTCAGTGAGGTGTCGGACGAACTCACCGTCCTCGGTATCCGTAGCGACCAACTCTCACGGGTCGTCGCCGTCGCAGAAAACCCGCTCCAAGCGCTCATCGAGGCGTCACACGACCACGACGTGGTCGTCATGGGTGAAGAAGAACCCACCATCCGTGGTCGTCTGTTCGGTGAGACGTCGGACCGTGTGGCCGAGCAGACGGTCGGTCCGGTTCTGGTCGTTCGGCGACCACTGGACCCCGCCGAAGACGGAGACGAGACAGACGAATAG
- a CDS encoding APC family permease, producing MTEQEGDGPPGREAPSDESLVSSDPAVDVGETADEVTVLESGTELERTIDLRGGLAIGVGTMVGAGIFVFPGLAAGNAGPAAALSFAIGAVIALLVALPTSELATAMPKSGGAYYFISRGMGAPFGAVVGIGLWLGLVFASAFYLVGFAQYAVAVLEEVGASAIIVESVPFLAVLGVGFGIILTALSMFGTENTTKLQNAIVSLLLGILFVFLLYGSLDALGLFGRETVPEQFAPYGVFSIFTTAALVFTSYLGFAQVATVAGEITKPGRNLPLAMIGSVVIVGTLYVVTILVSTGAFGSERLATFGETAIVEVARSYLGLPGAIAILFAGLLATVSSANASILSSSRALYALSRDALVPPRLGRVNLRYGTPHIALTLVGGPTVVLVAVGRTEVLAEVASFLHLVSYGLMCVALIVIRRSDPEWYDPTFEVPGYPAVPLVGAVASFSLIAFMQPLSQAIGVVVSVAALVWYLAYARDVSLKGVQADA from the coding sequence ATGACGGAACAAGAAGGAGATGGTCCTCCTGGTCGAGAGGCTCCGAGTGACGAGTCACTCGTCTCGTCAGACCCTGCTGTCGACGTCGGTGAGACGGCCGACGAAGTGACAGTCCTCGAAAGTGGGACAGAACTCGAACGTACTATCGACCTTCGTGGTGGCCTCGCAATCGGTGTGGGGACGATGGTCGGAGCAGGAATCTTCGTCTTCCCCGGTCTCGCAGCCGGGAACGCAGGCCCTGCCGCGGCACTCTCGTTCGCAATTGGGGCAGTTATCGCCCTCCTCGTGGCGCTTCCGACGTCCGAGTTGGCGACGGCGATGCCGAAGAGCGGTGGTGCGTACTACTTCATCTCGCGCGGGATGGGCGCCCCGTTCGGTGCCGTCGTGGGAATCGGCCTGTGGCTTGGTCTCGTCTTCGCGTCGGCGTTCTACCTCGTCGGCTTTGCGCAGTATGCGGTTGCCGTCCTCGAAGAGGTTGGCGCGTCGGCCATCATCGTCGAGTCGGTACCGTTCCTCGCCGTCCTGGGTGTTGGGTTTGGGATTATCTTGACCGCCCTCAGTATGTTCGGGACAGAGAACACGACGAAACTCCAGAACGCTATCGTCAGTCTGCTCCTCGGTATCCTCTTCGTCTTCCTCCTGTACGGGTCACTCGACGCGCTCGGCCTCTTTGGTCGCGAGACAGTCCCAGAACAGTTCGCCCCCTACGGCGTGTTCAGTATCTTCACGACTGCTGCACTGGTCTTCACCTCCTACCTCGGATTTGCGCAAGTTGCGACTGTCGCCGGCGAGATTACGAAACCGGGGCGGAACCTCCCACTCGCCATGATTGGTTCTGTGGTCATCGTCGGGACGCTCTACGTAGTGACGATACTCGTCTCGACGGGTGCGTTCGGCAGCGAGCGACTCGCAACGTTCGGTGAGACGGCCATCGTCGAAGTCGCCCGGTCGTACCTCGGTCTGCCCGGGGCGATTGCTATCCTCTTTGCAGGGCTTCTCGCAACAGTTTCGAGTGCGAACGCGTCGATTTTGAGTTCTTCACGTGCGCTGTACGCACTGAGTCGTGACGCACTCGTCCCTCCGCGCCTCGGCCGTGTCAACCTGCGATACGGCACGCCGCACATCGCGCTCACCCTCGTCGGCGGACCCACTGTCGTCCTCGTCGCAGTGGGGCGAACCGAAGTGCTGGCAGAGGTCGCTTCGTTCCTCCACCTCGTCTCTTATGGCCTCATGTGTGTCGCCCTCATCGTCATTCGCCGGTCGGATCCAGAGTGGTACGACCCGACGTTTGAGGTTCCCGGCTACCCCGCGGTTCCGCTCGTCGGGGCGGTTGCAAGTTTTAGTCTCATCGCATTCATGCAACCGCTCTCACAGGCCATCGGTGTCGTCGTCAGCGTCGCTGCACTGGTGTGGTATTTAGCCTATGCACGCGATGTCTCACTCAAGGGGGTGCAAGCAGATGCGTAA
- a CDS encoding tyrosine-type recombinase/integrase: MNWSRKSLDDLESFYWDTIAPAMDRDGMNPTRDVPTYEWLTDHGWSGIAYALREKHDLTPRQFFVDVVGLGDDETDDGYEWHIEDDATIEAFESYLDMLESRRGLAESTLPTRRTHLARFARVYRDLHGSADLLAELDDRDTEPDEIARCLDVLDEFDADLSTDGTKLKYLQTVRAFYEYLVDFRRARYNPVENAAKQFRWEQGQPDNRTMTATQVRAVYAAATDLEDRLLVLGLAGWGLRPNELASLDASQLSLTGDDPHITFEARKNGPGTVALLYGVDAVADRIDALSDDDWNGFLFPSSRSETGHIARETVNRRFKRLADDANVTVDGETPTAKLCRRFWYTAYQEAVDDMLSQLEGVAADQGSKSTEVVMSNYLSEERRRSFRRQAMREKLAAVFESDTDDAAEQAMIN; this comes from the coding sequence GTGAACTGGTCTCGGAAGTCTCTGGACGACCTCGAATCGTTCTACTGGGATACCATCGCCCCCGCGATGGACAGAGACGGGATGAACCCGACGCGAGACGTCCCCACCTACGAGTGGTTGACCGACCACGGATGGTCGGGAATCGCTTACGCGTTGCGCGAAAAACACGACCTCACGCCGCGACAGTTCTTCGTCGACGTGGTCGGCCTCGGCGACGACGAGACAGACGACGGGTACGAGTGGCACATCGAAGACGACGCGACCATCGAGGCGTTCGAATCGTACCTCGACATGCTCGAATCCCGTCGTGGGCTGGCGGAATCGACGCTTCCGACTCGACGCACGCACCTCGCGCGGTTCGCCCGCGTCTACCGTGACCTGCACGGCAGTGCCGACCTCCTCGCTGAACTCGACGATAGAGACACCGAACCCGACGAGATTGCGCGGTGTCTCGACGTCTTAGACGAGTTCGACGCCGACCTCTCGACTGACGGGACGAAACTCAAGTACCTCCAGACGGTCCGGGCGTTCTACGAGTACCTCGTCGACTTCCGGCGGGCACGCTACAATCCCGTCGAGAACGCCGCGAAGCAGTTTCGCTGGGAACAGGGTCAACCGGACAACAGAACGATGACCGCCACACAGGTCCGGGCGGTGTACGCCGCCGCGACGGACCTCGAAGACCGGTTGCTCGTTCTCGGACTCGCCGGGTGGGGCCTTCGCCCGAACGAACTCGCGTCACTCGACGCCTCACAACTCAGTCTCACGGGCGACGACCCTCACATCACGTTCGAGGCGCGGAAGAACGGCCCCGGTACCGTCGCACTCCTCTACGGTGTCGACGCCGTGGCCGACCGAATCGACGCACTCTCGGACGACGACTGGAACGGCTTCCTCTTCCCGTCGTCGCGGTCGGAAACGGGGCACATCGCTCGCGAGACGGTCAACCGGCGGTTCAAACGACTCGCCGACGATGCGAACGTGACGGTCGATGGCGAGACGCCGACTGCGAAACTCTGTCGTCGGTTCTGGTACACTGCGTATCAAGAGGCGGTCGACGACATGCTCTCGCAGTTAGAGGGCGTCGCCGCAGACCAGGGGTCGAAGAGTACCGAAGTCGTCATGTCGAACTACCTCTCCGAGGAGCGTCGACGCTCGTTCCGCCGACAGGCGATGCGCGAGAAGTTGGCTGCGGTGTTCGAGTCCGATACCGACGACGCCGCCGAACAGGCCATGATAAACTGA
- a CDS encoding hydantoinase B/oxoprolinase family protein: MTAIDAITLEIMRNQFESVADEMGQVLVTSSYSPNIKERRDCSTALFDAEGRLVAQAEHIPVHLGAMPEAVATVLEYDPEPGDVFVLNDPFEGGTHLPDVTMVSPLVVDGDVLGYAVSRAHHADVGGMTPGSMPAGAREIYQEGLRIPPVRLVSGGDVNDDVMALFLANVRNPGERRADVRAQIAANERAADRLAELVDEHGRAQVVDAFDAVIAYSRDRVTAELRDLPDGTYHATDVLEGDGVSDDDIPIEVTVTIAGGSIRVDFEGTAPQVAGNVNAPLAVAKSAVYFVVRCVTDPEIPPNQGCYDPIDVVVPDGSLLDPNPPAAVVGGNVETSQRVTDVVFSALAEAAPERVPAQGQGTMNNLTIGSRTGDDGFTYYETIGGGFGGRAGGDGMDGVQVGMTNTLNTPIESLEAEYPMVVERYSLRENSGGRGEFRGGLGIVRSLTVQTDATVSLLTERRRVAPKGIAGGEDGLVGKNVIETPDSDDSEQGDSDVAGGGGIVPAKVTRDVPAGTTVTVYTPGGGGYGDPSDRTPEAIERDVADEKMD; this comes from the coding sequence ATGACGGCTATCGACGCCATCACGCTCGAAATCATGCGAAATCAGTTCGAGAGCGTCGCCGACGAGATGGGACAGGTACTCGTCACTTCGTCGTACTCTCCGAACATCAAAGAGCGCCGAGACTGCTCGACGGCGCTTTTCGACGCCGAGGGACGTCTCGTCGCACAGGCCGAACACATCCCGGTCCACCTCGGCGCGATGCCCGAGGCGGTGGCGACGGTCCTCGAATACGACCCCGAACCCGGCGACGTGTTCGTCCTCAACGACCCCTTCGAAGGCGGAACACATCTGCCGGACGTCACGATGGTCTCGCCACTCGTCGTCGATGGCGACGTACTCGGGTACGCCGTCTCCCGGGCCCATCACGCCGACGTGGGCGGGATGACGCCCGGGAGTATGCCCGCTGGCGCACGTGAAATCTACCAAGAGGGCCTGCGCATCCCGCCTGTTCGCCTCGTCTCGGGAGGTGACGTGAACGACGACGTGATGGCTCTGTTCTTGGCGAACGTCCGCAATCCGGGTGAGCGCCGCGCCGACGTCCGCGCTCAGATTGCCGCGAACGAACGTGCGGCAGACCGACTCGCAGAACTCGTCGACGAACACGGCCGAGCGCAGGTCGTCGACGCCTTCGACGCGGTGATTGCCTACTCACGGGACCGCGTCACAGCGGAACTTCGTGACCTGCCGGACGGGACGTACCACGCGACGGACGTGCTCGAAGGCGACGGCGTCAGCGACGACGATATCCCAATCGAGGTAACCGTCACAATCGCCGGTGGGTCGATTCGCGTCGATTTCGAGGGCACGGCACCGCAAGTTGCTGGTAACGTCAACGCGCCCCTCGCCGTCGCTAAGAGCGCGGTGTACTTCGTCGTCCGCTGTGTCACGGACCCGGAAATCCCACCGAACCAAGGCTGTTACGACCCCATCGACGTGGTCGTCCCCGACGGGTCACTGCTCGACCCGAACCCGCCTGCGGCAGTCGTCGGTGGAAACGTCGAGACGAGTCAGCGAGTGACCGACGTGGTCTTCTCAGCGCTCGCGGAGGCGGCACCAGAACGCGTTCCTGCGCAAGGACAGGGAACGATGAACAATCTCACCATCGGCAGTCGCACCGGCGACGACGGGTTCACGTATTACGAGACTATCGGCGGCGGATTCGGTGGGCGTGCGGGTGGTGACGGAATGGACGGTGTTCAGGTCGGGATGACGAACACGCTCAACACACCCATCGAGTCGCTCGAAGCCGAGTACCCGATGGTGGTCGAACGGTACAGTCTCCGCGAGAACAGCGGTGGCCGTGGGGAGTTCCGCGGCGGACTGGGTATCGTTCGGTCGCTCACCGTCCAGACGGATGCGACTGTCTCGCTCTTGACCGAACGCCGTCGCGTCGCCCCGAAAGGCATCGCGGGCGGCGAGGACGGGTTGGTTGGGAAGAACGTCATCGAGACGCCCGACTCGGATGACAGCGAACAGGGTGATTCAGACGTGGCCGGGGGTGGCGGTATCGTCCCTGCGAAAGTCACCCGTGACGTCCCCGCCGGGACGACTGTCACCGTCTACACGCCCGGCGGCGGCGGGTACGGCGACCCGTCCGACCGCACTCCAGAAGCTATCGAACGGGACGTCGCCGACGAGAAGATGGACTGA